Genomic segment of Coffea arabica cultivar ET-39 chromosome 1e, Coffea Arabica ET-39 HiFi, whole genome shotgun sequence:
CGCACAACAATATCTCATGATCTCATCGTAATAATGAACATACTGATAAACATATACAAGAACCGAGGGggcccaaataaaaaaaaaaaaaatgaccccAGCATCTGCAATTACAAGCTCAGAGCACCAAGTCCCCAGAGTGCAAAGTAGAAAAAATCTTAGGTGAAATTTTAAGttgatttccttttttttttttgggttaagaATATTCCAGGATGCATGCCTGGGACAGAAACGGAGAGAGAGcccatttacattttctgtGAATATGTACGGGTGTTTCGTTGGAAATAGGTAAATGCGTGAATGGATAATGATACTCGAAAATACCTGAAATGAAAATGGTGTTTCTAGCGGAGCAAATAACGAGAAAGGCAAGCAGAATACAGAAGCAGAATCGACTTCCTCCTCCGAAGCCCATTCCTCTTTTCAGTTTTTACTCCTAAAGAAGACGGTGTTGTGCAGTGAATGCCCTTCCTTCTATATAGAAAGAGTTCTTTCTACGACTGTGGGTGCCTGGagtcatatatatatgtagcgtcatttctgttcccctttttttgtttaaaaaaaaaaagtggggtTTGGTGGAAAATTGGAGTTGACATTTGCAAGTTGCAACCCGTTTGCGATGTGGAGTATTCTTGGAGTATCTGAACCGCTCATTTTGGTCAAcggattgctttttttttttttgggccaatGGATTGCTGTTGCTTGCTTATCTAATCAAGGTAAACGTAGCTGGGTAGCGATCACAAACTTTACGGACTCCATGAGATTGAGAAGCCAGGAAATTACTGTGGAGAGTGTGTTTGAATAGtagaattattttaaataatattttatttatattatagatataatttgaattaattttttttatttcacatacatcaaatcctAAAAAATGCTATAATAATTGttctaaataatatttgaaataatCTCATATTGCATCCTTCATGTAGTTTTTTGGACAATATTTTCCCCctgattttagttttatttttgcaAAACTTTAATGGCCCCAAATCCAATGAGTAGAACACGACAAAGTATTGGGACCGACCCAAATGAGTGGTTAACAGGGAAGAACCATTTTCCCGATCAAATGAATTATGGAGGAAACTAATAATCAAGTTAATTGTCACAAACAAACTATTGGGATCAAACCAGTAGTTAGGGAAAAAGTCTTTCAGAATCTTCCCCTTTATCAATTTAAGGATTCGAATTGTGTTCCTGACAATTACGGGTGAAAGAGAGTGTGGGTAGGGATGAGAAGGTTAAAAGTTAATTtcacaacaacaaaaaaaagaagaagatgatcattattttttccttcaagaaaaatAGATTTGTACATAGAACAGCTTATGACTGCCACTAAATCCAAAGATTAGCATAGCAAATTATTGTCAAAGTATTCAAATAGTTTCCGCAGACATTCCTTGCACCTTCCATACATTCTTGTTGGCAGTTGGCAGCACCATGTACAGGACTTATTCCTTCCACTGGGATTCTCAGCTATTTCCGTACCTTCCGATTATTCCCATGCCAAAGTCGTTTGCAGGTACCATCAGAACCATTCCACTAggcattttatttttcattttatgatgTGAAATTCAATTCAAGAGATTCAAACATTGAGGACGAAATTTGTGGTGGACGAGCCATATACATGTCTCATATCACAACAACATCTATGGACTATGGATGCAGCATGAAAGTAGAGAGAACTAGCAATCCGACGAAGTTCAGCGTTCACGTTCATCACAAAGTCTCTCCGGCCAAAAAGCCATCCTGCTGCACGTTCACACCCTGAACTATGTGGCTTTCTAGAGACAAAAACCGGTGGCCAAATTAACTTCACACTCACTGCCACTGGTGCTTCTTAAGCTATAACCCCTTCTGCAAAACCACGTACATATACACGTAAGCTAGGGTGAATCTCTACTAGCCACCATTTACcccttttttttgtaataaaaaatttatctgAATTCGACTCCAACCATAACCACGCTTTAGAATATGTTTTTGAGATCATAAATTACTTGCAAAAGAGCTATCCCTTATTGAGTCCCCTTCCACGTCCCGgtcaataaagaaaataaatgaacaagGGTTTTAACCCCGCACCGAACGGCATAAAGTTCATCGTAATAGTTGTGAGTCTTGTGACTTGCAAGCTGCGccttttaaaaaaacaaaaaaaagaaggatttaTTCAGccgttttccttctttttttaatttacctTCCAAAGAATTTTTCTGCTGTTACTTGGACATCCAACCATGGAGAAGACCTTATGACTTCTATAAGCCATAACTGCCCCGTTTATCTTCATATTTATCAACTACTTGCCAGTCGATGGCATATGCATCGTCCTCACGAACTGACACTTAAAAATTTACCggataaaataatcaaaaaacaCACCAAGAGAATCGACACAATGTCATTCATTAGAGGTATTAAAATGGATGACTCCAACGACTTTGGACATGTCATGATTGGATAATGGATTTaagttcatcaattcatttataccaatttaaataaatgagtactcatatatatatttatttaataaatacaTATTGATAtatccaattacccatttatgaACTACTTAAAATTctacttatttttttcttttttttagcattttctttgacaaaaaaaatattttgttacTATCAGATtgataaaaaattcaaatttatttactTAACACTCactaaaagttgaatttaaatatatataattatttttaaatagaTATACATGAGTGAATCGAATCAACTCACTACTTTAATTGACTACCCATTTAGATCCATTCAAAATTAACGAGCAAGTTTAAATGAATTATTGGTGAACGAATCAACATAATTAGTTGTGATGGACACCTCTAAATGTCACCAAGCAAGAAAACCTTGTGGAGAAGACTTTGGCAATACGTATTAGGCCTGGTAAACTCGACTAGCATCAAAACATCCGGAAAAGTAGAGTGATACTCGACGAGTTTTAAGGAGAAGACTATGGTAATACAAACTAGGCTTAGTAAACTCGACTAGCATCAACACATCCGGAAAAGTAGTAGTACTTAACCGGTGTGCCACACGCCTTCATTATGGTAACAACTTTGCATTGTTGTCTTTTGTTTGTCACATGGCATCTAAGCATGCTGTGTATTCCTCCTTTCAATGGAAAAAATTCGTGAAGAAAACATGACTCCCCACCGTCCAGATACTCGACTGGATCTTACCTGATCAGAGCAAGTtataaaaagaggaaaaagaactCAGAAAAGTGCTTTTAGCCAGCGTCATGACAATCAAGCAAATTCTTCAAGCAAATATTACATTACCAGAAAAAAAGGTCATCTGGCATCTTTAGCATAATCTGACCTGCTGCGAGGGGCACAGGCATGAATGTGGATCTTTTAACAAGAAGATTATGGACATAAACAAGAAAATggaatatattaattttctgtttACACCTTAAAATAACAAGCAAAGATCAACGCAAAATGGTGCATGCCATGGAAAAATCCCGCAAAAAAGCGGTACCACAGGAATCACTGAATCAAGCACCCACAGCAGGGAATATCCAACCAAAACATAAATAACAGAAACTAATATGCAAACAATTTTGACAGCTAAAACAGGTTCTTGAAATACACCTATCCATAACAATATCAAGTGCAATAAGTTGTTGATACACCATAAGAAACATCAAACCTAAAAAACCGTTAGCTGTTTATAAAGTGAACAAACTTCAGAGAATTACCAGCCAGAAAGGAAGTTCAGCTTTAGCAAGGCCTAGACAGAGATTGCACACTATAGAGAGAGAAATTTCAGATCATTTCCTTCCCACAAAAGTAGATATAAAGATATGATTTTGCACTTCTATCTTACAGTAGTACCACAATTCCAATACACCCCCAATTAGTGAAGCAATGATGAACCTATACCTTCTATCTTTTCTTGAAGCCATATTTCTTACGCTCATAAAACAAATCTGTCTTAGCACTTCCAAGATTAACGATTTTAGGACACCCATCCCGATCTTTCTCTTGTTGAGTACACTCTTTACAGTAGTAGGCATCAGAGATTCCCACTCCTCCACAGATGACACAGCGACCCTGAAATGATCCGTAGTTGCACTCATCACAAACTCGGACCAGCGTGCAAGGGCGCACATAAGAATCACAGACTACACACTTTCCGTCACATTTTTCACAAAGCCGTCCAATGGCTATCCCCGGCTGCTTCCTGCACATAATCAAATCAGGATGATGCTTGGCCATGTTTTCAACAGATAAATCCCAGATCCCAAATCCAATTAGTAACCTGCAAAATGGACAGACTCGAGGGTAAGTTACTAAAATTGGTAAACAACATTTAAGACCGAAAAGTTGAAAGACTTCACCAGAGTTTCATATTAAACGATTTCGCAGGATCAATTTAGTGCAATAGAGAATCTCTATTTCATTGAGATCATTTATCATTTTATAAAGTGTCACAAGCCCCTCCAACTAGCAAGCATCAAATGAAAGCTGAAAAAGATAGTCAGCATCATATGCAGATACTAGTCATAAACATGATCAGCCAATATTCTACCTTGCCCTTGCCACATGATCCCAAAcacttggtcaattttgatCCACATACGATGTGTAGGTAAAAAGACGATACAAGAGCTGCTGAAAACCAATGCTCATAATAACAAGTGCACAAACCTTCAGAGTAGCTATGTTATGCACAGAATCACATATTAAGACAAACTTTCAGCACTGGATATGTTATGCACAGAGTAAAACAGATCAACAATAAAAAGAGCACGCTATTCCTGAAAACTTTAatctgtaaactataacgacTGTCCTTAACCACTTTACACCTGTATTTTCGCCAAGGGAACTACAAGAGATGGATCATACAGACCTTAACTTTTATATTGTATATGCCCAAATTCATCAAAAACCTTTTAGCAATTAAATCAAAACTTTCCACATAGCATAGGCAAGTTTGCCACAAAATGCACTACAGGACTGTTCAATGCCGTCCATATTCTGGTAAAAGATTATAAGGAAATAAATGCATCTTTTGCCTATTGTTTTTTTAACCCAGAAACGAACACACGCTCCAACCTAGAAATTGTCTTACAACATACAAGCCTTGATACTAATATTTTGACAAAGAACCATAACTATTAGGGCTTAAAAGTGGCCTGGAAACTAGGCCATTCCATCAGAAATAGTGGACATAATTAATTCACCCAATCATTTTGGTTGGTAATGCTTTCAGCAAGTGACTGTGATAACCAGTTTGAAACCAAATATCATTACCAAAGGTAAAACACACCAGGTACCATTAACTTGTTCCCCTTTACATCATAATCGAATTTTAAGGCATTAGACCACAAAATCAGAAACCTGGATTTCACGATAGACATTAGCTAAAACAATAAGACTAACATATTTTCATAAATTATTAAACACAGAATTCTACAGACAAGAAATGGACAACGATAAGATTTTGAAGAGTACTAACCACGTCCCAGCAAGAATGCTATGGAGAGTTTCCGACGGAAAAGGCACGCCTCCGACAGCAAGTCCCGAATTATCTATCAGCTGGAAGATTGAGGAAGGCAGCTGCTAATCTGTCAAGGTGCGTGAACACAGAGGCCCGACTATAGAATACGCAATGGAATGGATGGTAACTTGAACCGTATCCGAAAAACAAAAGTCTAGGTTAGGCTCCGCCTCCTGATTCCTAAACTCGTGAATCAGGTCGGATATTTTGACCCGTAAGCTCAACCGACAGAAGGGCCCAGAACAGATTAGAAACTGGGccttctttctttatttctatGAAAGAGATtcatatttaaatatttactagACTTTTGAGTTTAGACTTCGGTGACATTTGCATTCTAtgtatacataaaaaaaaaaaaaaagtttatccATGAACCGCTGGGCTGGAAACAATAATATATTTCGCTAGTGGTAGCATTTTAGAGGGGCTCCAAATTCCTTACCATTTCTCGACTCTgaccccaaaagaaaaaaagaaaatataaattaccTTATACTTTAACATTTTACATTCGATCTCCCTACTGTTCAATAATATTCACTtaagtatcttttttttttgtcaatacaATAGATTCTATTCTATACGTACTCATACTCTATATTGGGGAAGGGGGATTTAAAGAGGTTAAAGAGAATTTGGTGAACCATCACAGGTCCAAACGGGTATGCGGTGAACTAACAAAGAACCTAAAGAGGTCAAGAAGAATCCAATGAACCACCATCGATTCTAAAGCGATAAAAAAAATCCGGTGAACCATCACTAGTTCAAACAGGTGTGCGATGAACTATCATCAGAAAGTCTGGATAATAAAATGCAGGTTAAGAGATTTGACTTACACCTAAATAGAATTTTAAAACTCTGTTAATAGCCAATAACTTTAGGAGTAGTTAGTTAattacttttgtttgattgatgtatatttgcTCCTAGTGTAAGTTGTATAAGTTTAGCACTtcaaaattgcaatccaattaattTTGAATTGCTAGTCTGCCCATTTTAAAGTAGTAGTTGTACGAAAAAGTAGTCGAGATTTGCAAAAATGGGTTCCATGCAAGGAAGTTGCTAACTTGGCTTATAGGCACAGGGAACCAACATCCGGACACGGATTCCCCTCCATTATATGGACGTTAGAAAAagggtacttttttttttttttttggagaagagggggggggggggggggggggtttgttTAGTGTTGGCAGATTTAGCCAAATCCCCAATTGCCCAACTGGTCAATTTATCTTTAGACCGCGCCAATAATTTCACAGCTCAATTACTCACATAATAAATCAGATCCATCATCCAAAAACGGTGGATCTAGACATGGTATTTTTGTTTGCACTCCAACCAAATCTTGACCGTCAAACAATCCAATTCAACTCTAACTAGAAATCTTCTCAAACCAACCGAGTCGCAAGAACAGGCAACAAAATAGGCAGCAGCCGTTTCTGAATCTGATGACTTCAGCACTCTTCTCTTCCTCAATTGCCATTGGAGTCGGTCAATTCGGATCTACTGTGTGTGTATCTCCCCACTACTGTCCCCACAAACCTTTCCTATTGGTTTCTTGAATCTTGATTGTTGGGAGCTTTATCCTCAGaaatttttttccccaaaaaataaaagcaaccctgatatatatattgatataaAAAATCAAAGGTAAATTGGACTTTACAATATACCACTCCATCGCCAACTGTCCTCTTTGCACAGGAGCTGCTCCTCTGCGTTGGCAAGTGGCAATCCGCGACGGGAAGCTCTCCTCCTCCAGGTCCACCTTCCATTTCCACTTCCACACATCTCTTCTGTGGCGAAGATCTTTATCCTCGTAACGACTCCCCGCGAATCCTGAAACTTGTGATTCATGTCTCTATCTTTCCCCGGTTTACGAGTTTCAACGCGGTACGTACTAGCGTACTAGTGATGTGCTCGGTCACACTTACAATGGGACCACGACAGTTGTGTCAAAGATCCACGAATAATTAGGGGCGGTCCCTTCCGCTTCAACTTTGTGGTTTGGAAGTGGAGTtagagaaagaaggaaaaaaaaaaaaaaaaaggacccaAATTTCCTCGTCTAAAATAAATCAAAGCATATCGTACTACTTTATTTTCCTTGATGAATTCTAAAAACATGCGTTGGACCCATACACTAAAACATGCTTTTAATTCTGAAATGCgctttgttttcttgatttgacCCACTCCCAAATCCTAACGATCTTGCTTAATAATTTTACCTTGCTTATTACTATCAAAATAAAGTAGGGCAagtgattaaaagtgagttgAGGTTGTatttaactttcattttctatACTCATTGGTTTGATGACATAATCCAACCCGACTCACTAATCGTACGTGAACTATTTATTGCAGAATTTCagtttccaaaagtaacttggTTCATGCATCAAACTTTTTTTAGATAGGGATTCATGCACCAAACTTgagtttgagttttatctttgCTCAAAGCTGTCA
This window contains:
- the LOC113711266 gene encoding PHD finger-like domain-containing protein 5A; amino-acid sequence: MAKHHPDLIMCRKQPGIAIGRLCEKCDGKCVVCDSYVRPCTLVRVCDECNYGSFQGRCVICGGVGISDAYYCKECTQQEKDRDGCPKIVNLGSAKTDLFYERKKYGFKKR